Proteins encoded together in one Calditrichota bacterium window:
- a CDS encoding NADH-quinone oxidoreductase subunit M produces MTFPILSLILLCPVSAVLLMFMVPDGKDKMIKGISLTFSIIAMVLATIMYLSYNRAIGGFQFAEQYPWVPGLNSTYHLAVDGVGVTLVFLNAIVMLTGVITSFSIDFRVKEYFILFLLLVSGVFGSFMCMDLLLFFIFFEIAVLPMYLLIGIWGSTNREYAALKLTIMLLAGSGLVFVGLIITYFTSDIQTFDFFALRDQGGFTSSFQNIVYPLMFLGFGTLAAVFPLHNWSPDGHVAAPTAVSMLHAGVLMKLGAYGVLRYGIELFPDGASHWAPVAGVMAAGGVVYGALVAAQQTDLKYMIGYSSVSHMGLVMFGLAAATPLAISGAVYQMFSHGIMTALFFSAVGFFYEQTHSRNIFDYGGLARKVPWVATCFIIAGLAGVGLPGLAGFPAEFMIFVGAFERFPVLTLIAVPSLVFGAFYMLRVLQRVFFGPEAGKTPQVHDIGLFSGSARIILAGLIILFGVAPRLLSDIIAPYAAGLFK; encoded by the coding sequence ATGACATTCCCGATTCTTTCTCTCATTCTCCTTTGTCCGGTCTCCGCAGTGCTCCTGATGTTCATGGTGCCCGACGGCAAGGACAAAATGATCAAAGGCATATCGCTGACCTTCTCAATCATTGCGATGGTCTTGGCCACGATCATGTACCTTTCGTACAACCGCGCGATCGGCGGATTTCAATTTGCCGAACAGTATCCGTGGGTTCCCGGTCTGAATTCGACCTACCACCTCGCGGTCGACGGTGTGGGCGTCACATTGGTTTTCTTGAATGCGATTGTAATGTTGACCGGTGTAATCACGTCGTTCAGCATCGACTTTCGCGTGAAAGAGTATTTTATTCTGTTTCTGCTTTTGGTTTCGGGCGTCTTCGGCAGCTTCATGTGCATGGATCTGTTGTTGTTCTTCATTTTCTTCGAAATCGCCGTGCTGCCGATGTACCTTTTGATCGGTATTTGGGGTTCGACAAATCGAGAATACGCCGCCTTGAAACTCACGATTATGCTGCTCGCAGGCAGCGGACTGGTGTTCGTGGGTCTGATCATTACTTATTTCACGAGCGACATTCAAACGTTCGATTTCTTCGCGCTGCGCGATCAAGGCGGATTCACGAGCAGTTTCCAGAACATCGTTTATCCGCTGATGTTCTTAGGCTTCGGTACTTTGGCTGCGGTGTTCCCTCTGCACAATTGGTCGCCGGATGGTCACGTCGCCGCACCGACCGCGGTTTCGATGCTCCACGCGGGCGTACTGATGAAGCTCGGCGCCTACGGTGTGTTGCGATACGGTATTGAACTGTTCCCCGATGGCGCGTCACACTGGGCTCCCGTCGCGGGTGTCATGGCCGCAGGTGGTGTTGTGTACGGAGCATTGGTCGCGGCGCAGCAGACGGATCTGAAATACATGATCGGCTACTCGTCCGTGTCGCACATGGGACTGGTGATGTTTGGCTTGGCTGCGGCGACGCCGCTTGCCATCAGCGGTGCCGTGTATCAAATGTTCTCGCACGGGATTATGACGGCGTTGTTCTTCTCCGCCGTCGGATTCTTCTACGAACAGACTCACTCACGCAACATTTTTGACTACGGAGGTCTCGCGCGGAAGGTCCCATGGGTGGCAACCTGTTTCATTATTGCGGGCTTAGCCGGAGTCGGTTTGCCCGGCTTGGCAGGTTTCCCGGCTGAGTTCATGATCTTTGTCGGAGCGTTCGAGAGATTCCCAGTTTTGACGTTGATCGCCGTCCCGAGTCTGGTATTCGGAGCGTTTTACATGCTGCGTGTTCTGCAGCGAGTGTTCTTTGGGCCGGAGGCCGGCAAGACTCCGCAAGTTCACGACATTGGGCTTTTCAGCGGCTCCGCACGGATCATTCTGGCAGGTCTGATTATTCTCTTCGGCGTCGCGCCGCGACTGCTGTCTGACATCATTGCACCTTACGCAGCGGGGCTCTTCAAATGA
- a CDS encoding NADH-quinone oxidoreductase subunit N — protein sequence MNELISQLLPEFTTLAALLILFVVTLGSNVSDKTARAISLVLALIVIATAIIATNQQGMLFVQSYRIDSYSQFFKILIAVGLFANGLLGWPLRTIPGAQRPEYYFLFFAAGLGMMLLASAFNFLVLYVAMELLSYSLYTMVGMRRARTESIESSVKYIIIGATASAIGLFGVSYIYGATGSLNFGELVASLKGSAAPSALLLPGLIMVLSSFLFKLAAFPFHAWAPDAYETAASPVAMFLASVSKLAGIAFLFRLVYMVKPHLPEFETVIGILALVTMTFGNLVAFRQKSVKRLFAYSSIAQAGYLMIGMIGFGASSPIAVVFYSAIYLLMNLVVFAVVLELENAGEDPTLDNFQGLYKRNALMAVALLVALFSLAGVPPLAGFFGKWLLFSSAAQGGHVWFVALAILNSVISLYYYLFLVKAAYFGEAPSTNEIGRSGGPRLAIFVTTVAIALLGLYPRVLTEYLSGLNLPASLLP from the coding sequence ATGAATGAATTGATTTCCCAACTGCTTCCCGAGTTTACGACTCTCGCCGCGTTGCTGATTTTATTTGTGGTCACGCTTGGCAGTAACGTCAGCGACAAGACGGCGCGCGCAATCAGCCTTGTGCTTGCCTTGATCGTCATCGCGACGGCAATCATCGCCACGAACCAGCAAGGTATGCTGTTCGTACAAAGCTACCGTATCGATTCTTATTCCCAGTTCTTCAAGATTTTGATCGCGGTCGGTCTGTTCGCCAACGGGCTGCTGGGTTGGCCGCTGCGCACGATTCCCGGCGCACAGAGACCGGAATACTATTTCTTGTTCTTCGCGGCGGGCTTGGGCATGATGCTCTTGGCCAGCGCGTTCAATTTCTTGGTGCTTTACGTCGCGATGGAACTGCTCTCCTATTCGCTGTACACGATGGTCGGCATGCGCCGCGCGCGTACGGAGTCGATTGAGAGTTCCGTCAAGTATATCATCATCGGTGCGACCGCCAGCGCCATCGGATTGTTTGGCGTCTCGTACATTTATGGTGCGACCGGAAGTTTGAATTTCGGTGAATTAGTAGCTTCATTGAAGGGAAGCGCGGCACCAAGCGCGTTGTTGTTGCCGGGCTTAATTATGGTCTTGAGCTCGTTTTTGTTCAAGCTCGCGGCCTTCCCGTTCCACGCGTGGGCGCCCGACGCCTATGAAACCGCGGCGTCGCCCGTGGCAATGTTCTTGGCGTCCGTTTCCAAACTTGCGGGTATCGCATTTTTGTTTAGATTGGTGTATATGGTCAAGCCCCATTTGCCGGAATTTGAAACGGTAATCGGGATCTTGGCTTTAGTGACCATGACCTTCGGCAACTTGGTCGCTTTCCGTCAGAAATCGGTTAAGCGTTTGTTTGCTTATTCGAGTATCGCGCAGGCCGGCTACCTGATGATCGGAATGATCGGCTTCGGAGCCAGCTCGCCGATTGCAGTTGTTTTCTATTCGGCTATCTACTTGCTCATGAATCTGGTCGTCTTCGCCGTCGTTCTCGAACTCGAGAATGCCGGAGAGGATCCGACGCTCGACAACTTTCAGGGCCTGTACAAACGCAATGCGCTGATGGCCGTGGCATTGCTTGTGGCGCTTTTCTCGCTTGCTGGCGTTCCGCCTTTGGCGGGCTTTTTCGGCAAGTGGTTGTTGTTCTCGAGCGCGGCGCAAGGCGGACATGTTTGGTTCGTCGCACTTGCAATCTTGAACAGCGTGATCTCGCTTTACTACTACTTGTTCCTCGTGAAAGCCGCATATTTCGGTGAAGCACCGAGCACCAATGAAATCGGTCGCAGCGGCGGACCAAGACTTGCTATTTTTGTAACGACTGTCGCCATCGCGCTTCTGGGTTTGTATCCCCGAGTGTTGACGGAGTACCTAAGCGGGCTGAACCTTCCGGCCTCGCTTCTACCCTAA
- a CDS encoding 4Fe-4S binding protein, whose translation MALQIDETCINCGACEPVCPVKAISEGPDIFIIDANVCVECEGHFPDPQCVSVCPVDCIAKAG comes from the coding sequence ATGGCGCTTCAAATTGACGAAACCTGCATCAACTGCGGAGCTTGTGAACCTGTTTGCCCGGTGAAGGCGATTTCCGAAGGTCCGGACATCTTCATCATTGACGCGAATGTCTGTGTTGAGTGCGAAGGCCATTTCCCCGATCCTCAGTGCGTCAGCGTGTGTCCCGTGGACTGCATCGCCAAAGCAGGCTAA
- the nifJ gene encoding pyruvate:ferredoxin (flavodoxin) oxidoreductase has translation MNRVSKKMSKTFATLDGNEAAASVAHRLSEVCAIYPITPSSSMGELADEWSARGKKNIWGTVPTVIEMQSEGGAAGAVHGALQSGAITTTFTASQGLLLMIPNMFKIAGELTSTVFHVSARTIATHALSIFGDHSDVMAVRSTGWAMLASNSVQEAHDQALIAIASTLESRIPFVHFFDGFRTSHEVQKIQMLDDDDLRALINDELVFAHRARALSPNHPVIRGTAQNPDVFFQAREASQPYYNACPDIVQKVMDKFAKQTGRAYKLFEYHGAPDAERVIVIMGSGADTVEETVSYLAAKGEKVGLLKVRLYRPFSAKHFINALPKTVKSLAVLDRTKEPGATGDPLYTDVLCALAEMQAEDDKAIRPRVIGGRYGLSSKEFTPAMIKSIYDELNAKSPKNHFTIGIDDDVNHSSLKYDPSFSIEGDDVFRARFYGLGADGTVGANKNSIKIIGDETDMFAQGYFVYDSKKSGAITVSHLRFGPKPIRSSYLISSPRFIACHQPGFLDKYDMLSDAKEGATFLLNTAIPVEKIWDSFPKEVQDDILKKKLKVYAIDAYRVAAEAGMGGLINTIMQTCFFAISGVLPREEAIAAIKKTIKKTYEKKGEQIVQMNFDAVDKTLANLFEVPIPGKTTATYKRPPAVSDRAPAFVKDVLATIIEGRGDSLPVSAFPPDGTFPLSTSIWEKRAIAQEVPIWDTDWCIQCNKCVMVCPHAAIRSKVVPGDQVNGHRPEGYKTMTYGGTDLPGENLLYTLQVAPEDCTGCGLCIDVCPAKNKREPKRKAINLEPLVDVRERERENWDYFLNLPVMPREEIRTNTVKGAQLLEPLFEFSGACSGCGETPYIKLLTQLYGDRMLLANATGCSSIYGANLPTTPYSTNAAGRGPAWGNSLFEDNAEFGLGFRVTLDKQTEFARELVLLLRDKIGTGLADEILGAKQETEREIVEQRKRVEALKAKLAGVKSPEAAQLVTLADKLVKHTVWIVGGDGWAYDIGYGGLDHVLSMGRNINVLVLDTGVYSNTGGQCSKATPLGAVAKFAFGGKPVAKKDLAMMAMNYGTVYVAQVAFGSNDLQTLRAIQEAESYDGPSLVIGYSHCIAHGIDMGQGLAQHKKAVESAAWPLFRYDPRRAAAGERPLQLDSKPPKLKVRDWAYSETRFKMLTRSNPAEAEHLMKLAEAEVKSRWHFYQELAGVAETPKVPEGDHK, from the coding sequence ATGAATCGAGTTAGTAAAAAAATGAGCAAAACATTTGCAACGTTGGACGGCAATGAAGCTGCCGCCAGCGTTGCTCACCGATTATCCGAAGTCTGCGCGATTTATCCGATCACGCCGTCATCTTCCATGGGAGAACTGGCGGACGAGTGGTCGGCGCGCGGCAAGAAGAACATCTGGGGTACGGTTCCGACCGTCATCGAGATGCAGAGCGAGGGCGGCGCCGCAGGCGCCGTTCATGGTGCTTTGCAGTCAGGTGCCATAACGACGACGTTTACCGCGTCGCAGGGCTTGCTCCTGATGATTCCGAACATGTTCAAGATCGCAGGCGAATTGACGAGCACCGTTTTTCATGTCAGTGCGCGCACAATCGCCACGCATGCGTTGTCCATTTTCGGAGACCATTCCGACGTTATGGCCGTGCGTTCCACGGGCTGGGCGATGCTTGCGTCGAACAGCGTACAGGAAGCGCACGATCAGGCTCTCATCGCGATTGCTTCGACGCTTGAAAGCCGCATTCCGTTCGTGCATTTCTTCGACGGGTTTCGCACCAGTCACGAAGTGCAAAAGATCCAGATGCTCGACGACGACGATCTGCGGGCACTGATCAACGACGAGTTAGTGTTTGCGCATCGCGCGCGCGCGCTTTCCCCGAATCATCCTGTGATTCGCGGCACGGCTCAAAATCCCGACGTGTTCTTTCAGGCCCGCGAAGCGTCCCAGCCGTATTATAATGCGTGTCCGGACATCGTGCAGAAGGTCATGGACAAGTTCGCGAAGCAAACGGGACGCGCGTACAAGTTGTTTGAATACCACGGCGCGCCGGATGCCGAGCGCGTCATCGTAATCATGGGTTCGGGCGCGGACACCGTGGAAGAAACGGTGTCGTATTTGGCCGCCAAAGGCGAGAAGGTCGGCCTGCTGAAGGTTCGTCTCTATCGTCCGTTTTCGGCAAAGCATTTTATCAACGCGCTTCCGAAGACCGTCAAGTCGCTGGCCGTACTCGACCGCACAAAAGAACCCGGCGCAACGGGCGATCCGCTTTATACTGACGTACTATGTGCGCTTGCCGAGATGCAGGCGGAAGACGACAAAGCCATTCGTCCGCGCGTTATAGGAGGCCGCTACGGTTTGTCGTCGAAGGAATTTACTCCGGCGATGATCAAATCGATCTACGACGAACTCAATGCCAAGTCTCCGAAGAATCATTTCACGATCGGTATTGACGACGACGTTAATCATTCGAGCTTGAAATACGATCCGTCGTTTTCAATTGAAGGCGACGACGTCTTCCGCGCGCGCTTCTACGGACTTGGCGCGGACGGAACGGTCGGAGCAAACAAGAACTCGATCAAGATTATCGGCGATGAAACCGACATGTTCGCGCAAGGCTACTTCGTTTACGACTCGAAGAAGTCCGGCGCGATCACGGTTTCGCATTTGCGATTCGGCCCCAAGCCGATTCGTTCGAGCTATTTGATTTCTTCGCCTCGCTTTATCGCCTGTCACCAGCCGGGATTCCTCGACAAGTACGACATGCTGAGTGACGCGAAGGAGGGCGCGACGTTCCTGCTCAACACCGCGATTCCGGTGGAGAAGATTTGGGACTCGTTTCCCAAGGAAGTACAGGATGACATCCTGAAGAAGAAGTTGAAGGTCTACGCGATAGACGCCTACCGTGTCGCAGCCGAAGCGGGCATGGGAGGTTTGATCAATACGATTATGCAGACGTGTTTCTTTGCGATTTCCGGCGTACTGCCGCGCGAAGAAGCTATTGCCGCAATCAAGAAGACGATCAAGAAGACCTACGAGAAGAAGGGCGAGCAGATTGTTCAGATGAACTTTGACGCCGTCGACAAAACTCTCGCGAATCTTTTTGAAGTTCCCATTCCCGGCAAGACGACCGCGACGTACAAGCGTCCGCCCGCGGTGTCCGACAGGGCTCCGGCGTTTGTCAAGGACGTTTTGGCGACGATTATCGAAGGCCGCGGCGACTCGTTGCCCGTTTCGGCGTTTCCGCCGGACGGCACGTTCCCGCTGTCCACGTCGATTTGGGAAAAGCGCGCTATTGCTCAGGAAGTTCCGATTTGGGACACGGATTGGTGTATCCAGTGCAACAAGTGTGTGATGGTCTGTCCGCACGCCGCGATTCGGTCGAAAGTCGTTCCTGGCGACCAAGTCAACGGTCACCGTCCGGAAGGATACAAGACCATGACTTACGGCGGCACGGATTTGCCCGGCGAAAATCTGCTTTACACTTTGCAGGTCGCTCCGGAAGATTGTACGGGCTGCGGATTGTGTATCGACGTTTGTCCGGCTAAGAACAAGCGTGAACCGAAGCGCAAAGCCATCAACCTCGAACCGCTGGTGGATGTGCGCGAACGGGAACGCGAGAATTGGGATTACTTCCTGAATCTTCCCGTAATGCCGCGTGAAGAGATTCGCACGAACACCGTAAAGGGCGCGCAACTGCTTGAACCGTTGTTTGAGTTCTCCGGCGCATGCTCCGGCTGCGGCGAAACTCCGTATATCAAGCTGTTGACGCAGCTTTACGGCGACAGAATGCTGCTCGCCAACGCGACGGGCTGTTCGTCAATCTACGGCGCCAACTTGCCGACGACTCCGTATTCGACCAATGCCGCGGGCCGCGGACCTGCTTGGGGCAACTCTCTGTTTGAAGACAATGCGGAATTCGGTCTCGGTTTTAGAGTCACGCTCGACAAACAAACTGAGTTCGCGCGCGAGCTCGTGCTTTTGCTTCGCGACAAGATCGGAACGGGTTTGGCCGACGAAATTCTCGGCGCAAAGCAAGAGACAGAGCGCGAAATCGTGGAGCAGCGCAAGCGAGTCGAAGCACTGAAAGCCAAACTTGCTGGAGTCAAATCTCCGGAAGCCGCTCAGCTTGTGACGCTCGCCGACAAATTGGTGAAGCACACCGTGTGGATCGTTGGCGGCGACGGTTGGGCCTATGACATCGGCTACGGCGGTTTGGACCATGTTCTTTCGATGGGCCGCAACATCAATGTGTTGGTGCTCGATACGGGTGTCTATTCCAACACCGGTGGTCAATGTTCGAAGGCCACTCCGCTTGGAGCGGTTGCCAAGTTCGCCTTCGGAGGCAAACCCGTTGCCAAGAAAGACCTAGCCATGATGGCGATGAACTACGGCACCGTGTATGTCGCGCAAGTTGCGTTTGGTTCAAATGATTTGCAGACACTCCGTGCGATTCAAGAAGCGGAGAGTTACGACGGACCGTCGCTCGTAATCGGCTACTCGCATTGTATCGCCCACGGTATTGATATGGGGCAGGGATTGGCGCAGCATAAGAAAGCGGTTGAGAGCGCCGCATGGCCGTTGTTCCGCTACGATCCGCGTCGCGCGGCGGCGGGCGAACGTCCCCTGCAGCTCGACAGCAAGCCTCCGAAGCTGAAAGTTCGCGACTGGGCTTACAGTGAGACGCGCTTCAAGATGTTGACTCGCAGCAATCCAGCCGAAGCTGAACACCTGATGAAACTCGCCGAAGCAGAAGTGAAATCTCGCTGGCACTTTTATCAGGAACTTGCCGGTGTAGCGGAAACTCCGAAAGTGCCGGAAGGAGACCACAAATGA
- a CDS encoding dihydroorotate dehydrogenase-like protein, whose translation MKMTTKYLGLTLKHPVMSSASPLAQNIDGVRKLEDAGASAIVLPSLFEEQIENDAMHLLQTMSQGTESFAEATTYLPEPDRFLVGPDEYLNLISQSKKSCEVPIIASLNGRQSGTWAEYARLMETAGADALELNVYYLATNFDVSASEVEENYLNILRAVKKEVKIPVALKLGPYFSAFANFAKKCDDNGADALVLFNRFYQPDLNVEELEVEPKVDLSTSAEIRLPLRWLAVLYGHVKCSMAATSGIHTPEDAVKMLMSGADVVQMCSSLFQWGVHRLGQLADEIEEWGKEHGYESIDMLRGSMSQRAVADPEAFERANYMKTLQSFRPVA comes from the coding sequence ATGAAAATGACGACCAAATATCTTGGACTGACGCTGAAACATCCCGTGATGTCTTCCGCGTCTCCGTTGGCGCAAAATATCGACGGTGTGCGGAAACTTGAAGATGCCGGCGCTTCGGCCATTGTGTTGCCGTCTCTTTTCGAAGAGCAGATCGAAAATGATGCGATGCACCTGTTGCAGACCATGAGTCAAGGGACGGAGAGTTTTGCCGAAGCGACGACATATTTGCCGGAGCCGGACAGATTCTTGGTCGGTCCCGACGAATATTTGAATCTGATTTCGCAGTCGAAGAAATCGTGCGAAGTGCCGATCATCGCAAGTCTCAACGGACGTCAGTCGGGAACGTGGGCTGAATACGCGCGTTTGATGGAGACGGCCGGTGCGGATGCGCTCGAGCTGAACGTCTACTATTTGGCGACGAATTTTGACGTCAGTGCCAGCGAGGTCGAAGAGAACTATCTGAATATTTTGCGCGCCGTCAAGAAGGAAGTCAAGATCCCGGTTGCGTTGAAACTTGGTCCGTATTTCTCCGCTTTCGCAAATTTCGCCAAGAAGTGCGACGACAACGGCGCCGACGCGCTCGTGCTCTTCAATCGCTTCTACCAGCCCGATCTAAACGTCGAAGAGCTCGAAGTCGAACCCAAGGTCGATCTTTCTACCTCGGCAGAGATCAGACTTCCGCTGCGTTGGTTGGCCGTGCTCTACGGTCACGTCAAATGCAGTATGGCGGCGACATCTGGCATTCACACTCCGGAAGACGCGGTAAAGATGTTGATGTCTGGCGCGGACGTCGTGCAAATGTGTTCGTCGTTGTTCCAGTGGGGCGTCCACCGCTTAGGCCAGCTTGCCGATGAAATCGAAGAGTGGGGCAAGGAACACGGCTACGAGTCTATTGACATGCTGCGCGGATCGATGAGCCAACGGGCTGTCGCGGACCCCGAAGCATTTGAACGTGCCAACTACATGAAGACCCTTCAGAGTTTCCGTCCTGTCGCCTAA
- a CDS encoding class I SAM-dependent methyltransferase, giving the protein MRPSKQDEYRGRELTDQQVVRIYDSWSKWFFIIELLQGRRRKEGVALARVQPDEKLLEIGVGVGSSFLQFMRLIGTKTIVHGIDVSPEMLKKTSNLLVKNGLTNFDLRNADARSLPYESDYFDVAFSSYVIDLMPSAGRAKVAAELFRVLNVGGRVVLVNLSKRKQRQSIYDYLYRISPTLAGGCRPIHLKETLEQVGFVDVVREYRADLLPVEIITASKPAARPLA; this is encoded by the coding sequence ATGCGTCCTTCAAAACAAGATGAATATCGGGGTCGTGAGCTCACGGACCAACAGGTCGTGCGGATCTACGATTCATGGAGCAAGTGGTTTTTCATAATCGAGTTGTTGCAGGGAAGGCGGCGCAAGGAAGGCGTAGCACTGGCTCGCGTGCAGCCAGATGAAAAGCTGCTCGAAATCGGCGTCGGTGTGGGTTCATCTTTTCTCCAATTCATGCGACTGATCGGTACAAAAACGATTGTACACGGCATCGACGTCTCGCCGGAAATGCTGAAAAAGACAAGTAATCTTCTGGTCAAGAACGGCCTCACGAATTTCGATCTAAGAAATGCCGACGCGCGGTCCCTGCCTTACGAAAGCGACTATTTCGATGTTGCGTTCAGCAGTTATGTGATCGACCTCATGCCTTCCGCGGGCCGCGCCAAAGTCGCCGCCGAGTTGTTTCGAGTATTGAATGTCGGCGGCAGGGTAGTACTAGTAAATCTTAGCAAGCGCAAGCAACGGCAAAGCATCTACGACTACCTTTATCGAATCAGTCCCACGCTTGCCGGTGGATGCAGACCGATCCATCTTAAGGAAACTCTGGAACAAGTGGGATTCGTTGACGTTGTACGCGAGTACCGGGCAGATCTTCTACCTGTAGAAATTATCACCGCTTCAAAGCCCGCTGCACGGCCCTTAGCTTAG
- a CDS encoding mechanosensitive ion channel translates to MDNAQGFMEWLSNQVLYWSPKFLTAIVVLVIGFWVVGLVSRSVNKIMKKRGVDESLQGFLKGLISITLKTLVLISVAGMVGIQTTSFVALIGAAGLAVGLALQGSLANFAGGVLILIFKPYKVGDWIDAQGHAGTVHSIQIFNTVLKSPDNKTIIIPNGPMAGGSIVNYSTEDLRRVDMIFGCGYDDDLQKVESLLQSMVDADSRILKEPVPAVLLSELADSSVNFTLRLWCKKEDYWDIYWHFHRNIKPEFDKNGISIPYPQRDVHMHQAS, encoded by the coding sequence ATGGACAACGCACAGGGCTTTATGGAATGGCTTAGCAACCAAGTGTTGTATTGGTCGCCGAAATTTCTGACTGCAATTGTAGTTCTTGTCATCGGATTCTGGGTTGTCGGACTTGTTTCGAGATCGGTTAACAAGATCATGAAGAAACGTGGGGTTGACGAGAGTCTTCAAGGATTCTTGAAAGGATTGATTTCAATCACGCTGAAAACTCTTGTACTGATTTCAGTCGCCGGCATGGTTGGAATTCAAACGACTTCGTTCGTCGCGTTGATCGGTGCCGCGGGGCTTGCTGTGGGGTTGGCACTTCAGGGCAGTCTCGCGAATTTCGCCGGCGGCGTGCTGATTCTGATTTTCAAACCTTACAAGGTTGGCGACTGGATCGACGCGCAGGGTCATGCCGGAACCGTGCACTCGATTCAAATTTTCAATACGGTGCTCAAATCGCCGGACAACAAGACAATCATCATTCCCAACGGCCCGATGGCAGGCGGCAGCATCGTCAATTACTCGACTGAGGATTTGCGGCGCGTGGACATGATTTTTGGCTGCGGATATGACGACGACCTGCAAAAAGTTGAATCACTTTTGCAGTCGATGGTCGATGCCGACTCGCGTATCTTGAAGGAACCGGTTCCGGCGGTTTTGCTTTCCGAACTCGCGGACAGCTCCGTGAATTTTACACTGCGTCTTTGGTGCAAAAAAGAAGACTACTGGGACATTTACTGGCACTTCCACCGCAACATTAAGCCCGAGTTTGACAAGAACGGCATTTCCATCCCCTACCCGCAGCGAGACGTGCATATGCATCAGGCAAGCTAA
- a CDS encoding NAD(P)-binding domain-containing protein, whose product MSLETLIYVVTGILVVGFPVYYVWNAKRSSARAATTLAKSLEAGLDQPVSLHPVIDPNLCIGSGSCTKACPEKGILQIIDSKAALVNPARCIGHGQCQAACPVDAITLVFGTEKRGVDIPHVKGNFETNVPGIFIAGELGGMGLIRNAVEQGKQAVESLTKQVASDKAGEMYDLLIVGAGPAGISASLQAKKEGLRFVTVDQEDLGGTIYTYPRQKLVMTQPMELPLHGKVKAREIEKEPLLELLTSVVKQHELDIRSGEKVSAIEQLDKHYKVTTSKAQYEARKVLLAIGRRGTPRKIGCPGEKSEKVAYRLLEPEKYHHKKILVVGGGDSAVEAAVALSGQPENKVYLSYRGDKIFRIKEGNRTRLDSAVEAGRVNLILNSNVTEITPKDVKLNQSGTEITLENDQVFVLIGGELPTEFLKSIGIAFERKHGEA is encoded by the coding sequence ATGAGTCTTGAAACCCTGATCTACGTGGTTACGGGCATTCTCGTTGTCGGATTTCCGGTGTACTATGTTTGGAATGCGAAACGGAGCAGCGCTCGTGCGGCGACGACACTGGCCAAGTCACTCGAGGCAGGGCTGGATCAACCGGTTTCATTGCATCCCGTGATTGATCCGAATCTTTGTATCGGTTCCGGTTCATGCACGAAGGCATGCCCGGAAAAGGGCATATTGCAGATCATCGACAGTAAGGCGGCGCTCGTGAATCCGGCGCGCTGCATCGGTCATGGCCAATGTCAGGCTGCTTGCCCGGTCGATGCTATTACTCTCGTATTTGGAACCGAAAAACGCGGCGTCGATATCCCGCATGTAAAAGGAAACTTCGAGACCAATGTACCGGGCATCTTCATCGCCGGTGAATTGGGGGGCATGGGGTTGATACGTAACGCGGTTGAGCAAGGAAAGCAAGCCGTTGAATCCTTGACTAAGCAAGTTGCGTCCGACAAAGCGGGTGAAATGTACGACCTCCTAATCGTCGGCGCGGGACCAGCGGGCATTTCGGCCTCACTTCAGGCGAAAAAAGAAGGGCTTCGATTTGTTACGGTTGATCAGGAAGACTTGGGCGGAACGATATACACGTATCCTCGTCAGAAGCTGGTCATGACTCAGCCAATGGAGTTGCCGCTTCACGGAAAAGTCAAAGCTCGCGAAATCGAGAAGGAACCACTGCTCGAACTGCTCACGTCAGTTGTCAAGCAGCACGAACTCGACATCAGGAGTGGCGAGAAGGTAAGCGCGATCGAGCAGCTTGACAAGCACTACAAAGTCACGACCAGCAAAGCACAATACGAGGCTCGCAAAGTACTCTTGGCCATCGGTCGCCGGGGAACACCGAGGAAGATAGGCTGTCCCGGCGAAAAGAGCGAGAAGGTCGCTTATCGACTTCTCGAACCCGAAAAATACCACCACAAGAAGATTTTGGTCGTCGGCGGCGGAGACAGCGCTGTCGAAGCGGCCGTCGCCTTGAGCGGTCAACCGGAAAACAAGGTCTATCTTTCATACCGCGGAGACAAGATTTTCAGAATTAAGGAAGGTAATCGCACCCGGTTGGACTCCGCTGTTGAAGCGGGGCGAGTGAACTTGATTTTGAACTCCAATGTGACGGAGATCACTCCCAAGGACGTCAAGTTGAATCAATCAGGCACGGAAATAACCTTGGAAAACGATCAAGTGTTTGTCTTGATCGGCGGCGAATTGCCGACAGAGTTTTTGAAGTCCATCGGAATCGCATTTGAAAGAAAACACGGAGAAGCATAG